One genomic window of Bacteroidota bacterium includes the following:
- a CDS encoding YncE family protein, translating to MKKSLIIIIVLIFMSSVGTIAQQKNSNYRIADKIHVDGDGGWDYLFMDEATHHLFISHGMVVQVLDVSTKNVIATIQDTRGVHGIAIANDLNKGFISNGKDTSVTVFNLQNFTTIEKIKVTGNNPDAILYDPFTHRVFTFNGRSSNATVLDAKTNKVVGTIALEGKPEFAVTDSNGKIYVNIEDKSNISVIDPVAMKVIQNWSIAPGEGPSGLALDNKTHRLFSVCDKLMVIVDALSGKVITTLPIGDRVDGVAFDSEKKYAYSSNGDGTMTVVAEENENTFKVLENVTTQKGARTIALDKLTHKIYLPTADFGDTPEATKENPHPRPSVIPGTFTILEIEFSK from the coding sequence ATGAAAAAGTCGTTGATAATTATTATTGTACTGATATTTATGAGTTCAGTTGGCACCATTGCACAACAGAAAAATTCAAATTACAGAATTGCAGACAAAATTCACGTCGACGGTGATGGCGGCTGGGATTACCTTTTCATGGATGAAGCCACACACCATCTTTTTATATCACACGGAATGGTGGTGCAAGTGCTCGATGTCAGTACAAAGAATGTTATCGCTACGATTCAAGATACCAGAGGAGTTCACGGAATCGCAATTGCCAATGACCTGAACAAAGGATTTATCAGCAACGGAAAAGATACTTCTGTAACAGTCTTTAATCTTCAGAATTTCACCACTATTGAAAAAATAAAAGTAACCGGAAATAACCCGGATGCCATACTGTACGATCCATTTACGCACCGTGTATTCACGTTCAACGGGCGCAGCAGTAATGCCACAGTGCTGGACGCAAAAACAAATAAAGTGGTAGGAACCATTGCCCTTGAAGGTAAACCTGAATTCGCGGTTACTGACAGCAATGGAAAAATTTATGTGAATATTGAGGATAAAAGCAACATCAGCGTAATTGATCCTGTTGCCATGAAAGTTATACAAAACTGGTCAATCGCACCGGGCGAAGGTCCCAGCGGGCTGGCTCTTGACAACAAAACGCATCGTTTATTCAGCGTCTGTGACAAATTGATGGTAATTGTTGACGCCTTGTCGGGAAAAGTAATAACAACGCTTCCTATCGGTGACCGTGTGGACGGGGTAGCATTCGATTCTGAAAAAAAATACGCATATAGTTCTAATGGTGATGGCACAATGACAGTAGTGGCAGAAGAAAATGAAAATACCTTCAAGGTACTTGAAAATGTGACCACTCAGAAAGGAGCACGCACCATCGCCCTCGATAAATTGACACACAAAATATATTTGCCGACAGCAGATTTTGGCGATACGCCGGAAGCAACGAAAGAAAACCCGCATCCGAGACCATCAGTAATCCCGGGTACTTTCACAATATTGGAAATTGAATTCTCGAAATAG
- a CDS encoding glycine-rich domain-containing protein, which translates to MKNLIKGKTVSMIMIGALISVIIIMQATTIFSQTVGVAISPNGGSPDGSAILDLTSAAQGLRIPRVALTDTALASPVVNPANSLLVFDTVTFINGTSGFYYWDAPHTQWIKLATGNGIIGPTGPAGPAGVVGPSGPAGLAGQAGAVGPTGPTGTNGSNGAAGTTGATGPTGPTGPTGAGGFSNFIIISNTGTSNGTIPANITKIMVEVWGAGGGGGWGAAYNKLGSGGGGGGAYTLAIISVTPLSSYSAFVGTGGPGGAGGTQIAGTAGGASTFTYGSTIITSGGGQGGLPATGSAGTASGIGGAGGTATTLNCININGTPGENGDYLNTSPGNCGNGGSSPNGGGGGSAGGGVQGYRDGVVPGGGGGGAFTSLVSGNGANGRVVIWY; encoded by the coding sequence ATGAAGAACTTGATTAAAGGAAAAACGGTAAGTATGATAATGATTGGTGCACTTATAAGTGTAATTATTATTATGCAGGCAACAACTATTTTCTCACAAACGGTAGGCGTGGCAATAAGCCCCAACGGTGGTTCTCCCGACGGTTCCGCAATATTGGATCTTACAAGTGCCGCGCAGGGACTGCGTATTCCACGGGTTGCGCTCACAGATACGGCACTTGCTTCGCCGGTTGTCAATCCCGCCAATAGTCTGTTGGTTTTTGATACAGTGACTTTTATAAACGGCACATCCGGTTTTTATTACTGGGACGCACCTCATACACAGTGGATAAAGCTAGCCACCGGTAACGGAATTATCGGCCCGACAGGACCTGCAGGTCCCGCGGGTGTAGTTGGACCATCCGGCCCGGCAGGATTGGCAGGTCAGGCAGGTGCAGTCGGACCCACGGGTCCCACAGGCACAAACGGAAGCAACGGAGCAGCCGGTACAACGGGCGCAACGGGTCCCACAGGTCCCACAGGTCCGACAGGTGCAGGGGGATTTTCAAATTTTATTATTATCAGTAATACAGGTACATCAAATGGTACTATTCCTGCCAACATAACAAAAATCATGGTTGAGGTGTGGGGCGCCGGCGGGGGCGGCGGTTGGGGTGCTGCCTATAATAAATTAGGATCCGGAGGAGGAGGAGGTGGTGCCTATACTTTAGCTATTATCAGTGTTACTCCGCTGAGCAGCTACAGCGCTTTTGTCGGCACTGGTGGTCCGGGCGGAGCTGGCGGAACACAAATTGCCGGTACTGCCGGAGGCGCCAGCACTTTTACCTATGGCAGCACCATCATCACTTCGGGGGGAGGGCAAGGCGGACTTCCCGCTACCGGAAGTGCCGGAACGGCAAGTGGTATCGGTGGGGCAGGCGGAACTGCAACAACCCTTAATTGTATCAACATTAATGGAACTCCCGGTGAAAATGGTGATTACCTGAATACAAGCCCCGGCAATTGCGGCAATGGCGGAAGCTCCCCTAATGGCGGTGGAGGAGGATCTGCAGGGGGTGGCGTTCAGGGTTACAGAGATGGCGTTGTCCCCGGTGGTGGCGGTGGTGGAGCGTTTACGTCTCTGGTATCCGGAAATGGCGCAAATGGACGTGTGGTTATTTGGTACTGA
- a CDS encoding class I SAM-dependent methyltransferase, with the protein MSKTVNYPETFARFYDVIYARLRHKTDSDFFMNEIARCKNRVLEIGTGTGRFFTEAVQRGADIYGIDVSRSMIDVLKRKLAPEDQFRVTEDDCVTMHLGLKFDLILAPFRVFSHIIEVEQQLAALNNVARHLEPGGCFIFDLYVPNPKMLSEGLDDVMDFSGEYEPGKKLKRYSTMKADLVNQVSSVTMRFVWDEGNKQLEECWDFKMRFYFRYEIEHLIALSDLELVTIYGDYLKSPLESTSKDFIVVCKKK; encoded by the coding sequence ATGAGCAAAACGGTTAATTATCCTGAAACTTTTGCACGCTTCTACGATGTGATATATGCACGTCTGCGCCACAAAACAGATTCCGATTTTTTTATGAATGAGATTGCGCGCTGCAAAAACCGCGTACTTGAAATAGGCACCGGAACAGGACGCTTCTTCACAGAGGCTGTACAAAGGGGCGCTGATATTTATGGTATTGATGTAAGCCGCAGCATGATTGACGTTCTGAAGCGAAAACTTGCTCCGGAAGACCAATTCCGGGTTACCGAAGATGATTGTGTAACAATGCATCTCGGGTTGAAATTTGATTTGATTCTCGCACCGTTCAGAGTGTTTTCGCACATTATTGAAGTGGAACAACAGCTGGCAGCGTTGAATAATGTTGCACGCCACCTCGAACCGGGCGGCTGTTTTATTTTTGACTTATACGTACCCAACCCAAAAATGCTCTCCGAAGGTCTGGACGATGTGATGGATTTTTCCGGGGAATACGAACCGGGCAAAAAGCTAAAACGATACTCAACCATGAAAGCCGACCTTGTAAATCAGGTCAGCAGTGTTACCATGCGATTTGTTTGGGACGAAGGAAATAAACAACTGGAAGAATGCTGGGATTTCAAAATGAGGTTTTATTTCCGTTACGAGATTGAGCACCTGATTGCCCTCTCTGATCTGGAACTGGTGACCATTTATGGCGACTACTTAAAAAGTCCGCTGGAAAGCACTTCCAAAGATTTCATTGTAGTATGTAAGAAAAAATAA
- a CDS encoding nitroreductase family protein produces MAIPTSRTDQAAEVKIDMTHCTLCGNCVMVCKDFSLEIIEDKIVFGRNPLFGCIGCGQCEAVCPHDCIRVQGRTLTSDDFFPLPAKEESADYTQLLRLMNHRRSIRDFRDKEVEQEVIDKVLNAAMTAPMGLPPSDVEVLVLQGNDKVRTFSNDVMDYFKSIGWLFSPFMLTMMRPFYGKEMIKLMRGFITPLLSFMAKARKEGKNYLLYDAPVALYFYGTPYCDPADPQIACTYAMLAAESLGLGTCMIGSVGPFIQKGAYKLKKKYGIHPKNQMGLMLIIGYPKLHYKKTIRRSFAKVNRY; encoded by the coding sequence ATGGCAATACCTACCAGTAGAACCGATCAAGCAGCGGAGGTTAAAATAGATATGACACACTGCACACTCTGCGGCAATTGTGTTATGGTTTGTAAAGATTTCTCACTTGAGATTATTGAAGATAAAATTGTATTCGGTCGCAACCCATTGTTTGGGTGTATTGGTTGCGGTCAGTGCGAGGCGGTTTGCCCGCATGATTGTATCAGAGTACAGGGCAGAACACTCACAAGCGATGACTTTTTTCCGCTTCCCGCTAAGGAAGAAAGCGCGGACTATACCCAACTGCTCAGGCTGATGAACCACCGCCGCAGCATACGCGATTTTCGCGATAAAGAAGTTGAACAGGAGGTAATTGACAAGGTCCTGAACGCAGCAATGACTGCGCCTATGGGACTTCCGCCATCGGATGTTGAAGTGCTTGTGCTGCAAGGAAACGATAAGGTGCGCACATTTTCAAACGACGTGATGGACTATTTCAAAAGTATAGGGTGGCTGTTCTCTCCTTTCATGCTCACCATGATGCGTCCGTTTTACGGAAAAGAAATGATAAAACTGATGCGCGGATTCATCACGCCGCTTCTCAGCTTTATGGCAAAAGCACGCAAGGAAGGAAAAAATTATTTGTTATACGATGCCCCGGTGGCCTTGTACTTTTATGGAACACCTTACTGTGATCCGGCCGACCCGCAAATTGCCTGCACCTACGCCATGCTTGCAGCGGAATCGCTGGGTTTGGGAACATGCATGATTGGCAGTGTCGGTCCTTTTATTCAAAAAGGAGCTTACAAACTCAAAAAGAAATACGGCATTCATCCTAAAAATCAGATGGGGCTGATGTTGATTATCGGATATCCGAAGCTTCATTATAAAAAGACTATCAGACGCAGCTTTGCAAAAGTGAACCGCTACTGA
- a CDS encoding translocation/assembly module TamB domain-containing protein, with the protein MLWLYLVLVVFPASLYTLLRSNAVQNIIAQGIATYLSSELKTRVSVGGVDIAFFLDVVLEDVRIDDLHGNILLKARRLVLDVGDIHLKDHVLNVDELTLDNGLVALKQYKGEHALNLQFIIDNYTSRDTVTTSGGTPWKLAVTGLNITDSRFTYRNFEKDTLARGIDFDNLDIHNLNLKISDVTISGDTINAQIKNISLAERGGFVLNSMSTLASVSSKGIRTTGLKIKTPFTNLDLDLAFEYNEWDDFNDFVNKVNMVSTIRASVVNTCDIAFFVPEMWGMNNKIKLIAEVRGKVKNLKGRKMKLMYGRSTWFEGDIATNGLPLIEETYIHASVHRASTSKSDLERFLIPGTGGTATHLNLPPEFAKLGNVSVTGFFTGFVGDFVAKADFITDIGKITTDLKLQGGMKNSLLGYSGRLVTKDFDLGTLLNGQGGLGKVSINAAIDGKGISAETADLSLTGTVSRLDFNQYSYTGIALNATLAKKIFNGHLTVNDPNLVTNFDGGVDFTDTIPAFDFISRVTYANMKVLKWIKTDSISDVSGSLNFNFKGNTIDNLQGSASITNANYKEGKNVFYLSKLELDTHRDTTGYRTFNLKSDYVDAWFKGFFEFKEIPASAYKFISAYLPGIKLNRDSLEKIKAKQLFEFDITFYNATPVAKYFVPGLSLAADTKLFGSFNSEQNSMAVQGRSKAISLNGIELLNLEFRAETQHNYITANLLSDTLKLSDSTWIHNVRMNAFVSNDSIKSQLLWNNNRFEDRNSGDIKAYALIHENAGMTIGLANSQVVVDDSLWLISSGSRILIDSSRFEFRDVRLECNRQKLAVNGVLSKNPQDSLNLSFNSFNLSDFDFLSNAYDFDLDGTVTGTASLLDVYTAPTYFADLNITGLGFNGSRLGDAVVKSNWDDINKGISIDAQVLNRGDIGTIKPLIAKGYYFPLSKKNNFDLNIFVEKLDLRALSRYLGETASIINGNATGSLTLTGTNANPVLEGRLKLWRTFFKINYLNTIYSCAPEDVQILKNEIRFDSMLVLDQPYADSAWVNGKVMHDNFKNFRFDINIQPRSLMCMNTNAALNELFYGKAFASGNARIYGDAKNINMDIHAKTEKGTQLFIPMSSTSSVSENKYIHFRNAGTAINDVNGAIDLSGIQMNFAFDVTDDAEVQIMFDPQVGDRIRGRGNGNIQMEINTNGSFKMYGDYTIKSGDYLFTFENVINKRFDILQGGTIRWNGDPYDADLDVKAIYRVKAGLAGLGVDTNSRSVPVECIINMSGKLVNPTFSFEIDFPSLSDFEKSPYLAEVNRNLSSNFLTLLVLNSFYSSGVTGTNAQGSGTGFLGKSTTEVLSNQMSNWLSQISKDVDIGVNYRPGDQITREEVEVALRTQLFNDKVTIESNLGVGGGSANSATQNSNTIVGDVNVEVKITDKVKLSVFNRSNQNDYLSNNAPYTQGVGVFYRREFNTFKELFQRKKKKNQ; encoded by the coding sequence TTGCTTTGGCTGTACTTAGTGCTGGTTGTTTTTCCGGCATCTCTGTATACATTGCTGCGCAGTAATGCAGTCCAGAACATTATTGCACAAGGCATTGCCACCTACCTTTCGTCTGAACTGAAAACCAGAGTATCCGTCGGGGGTGTCGATATTGCATTTTTTCTGGACGTTGTACTTGAAGATGTCCGGATAGATGACCTTCATGGAAACATTCTTCTGAAGGCGCGGCGCCTGGTGCTCGATGTGGGCGATATTCACCTGAAAGATCATGTGCTGAATGTTGATGAACTTACCCTCGACAATGGGCTGGTGGCGCTGAAACAATATAAAGGTGAGCATGCGCTCAATCTGCAATTTATTATCGATAATTATACTTCGCGCGATACCGTAACTACTTCGGGTGGAACACCCTGGAAGCTTGCTGTTACCGGTTTGAATATTACTGACTCGCGTTTTACCTATCGTAATTTTGAGAAAGATACCCTGGCAAGGGGTATTGATTTTGATAATCTGGATATTCATAATTTAAATTTGAAAATCAGTGATGTTACAATCAGCGGAGATACGATAAATGCTCAGATAAAGAATATCAGCCTGGCTGAAAGAGGCGGGTTTGTCTTGAACAGCATGAGTACGCTCGCTTCTGTAAGTTCGAAAGGAATACGAACCACCGGCCTTAAGATTAAAACTCCGTTTACAAATCTGGATCTGGATTTAGCTTTTGAGTATAATGAATGGGATGATTTCAATGATTTTGTCAACAAAGTCAACATGGTTTCCACAATCAGAGCAAGTGTAGTAAATACCTGCGATATCGCTTTTTTTGTGCCGGAAATGTGGGGAATGAATAATAAAATCAAGCTTATTGCTGAGGTTAGGGGAAAGGTGAAAAACCTGAAGGGGCGAAAGATGAAACTTATGTATGGCCGCTCTACATGGTTTGAGGGAGACATTGCTACCAATGGACTGCCTTTGATTGAAGAAACGTACATTCATGCTTCTGTTCACCGGGCGAGTACGAGCAAAAGTGATCTGGAACGGTTTCTGATTCCCGGGACCGGAGGAACAGCGACACATTTGAATCTTCCACCTGAATTTGCCAAACTGGGTAACGTGAGCGTAACAGGCTTTTTTACTGGGTTTGTGGGCGATTTTGTTGCTAAAGCAGATTTTATTACTGATATCGGAAAAATAACGACCGACCTTAAATTGCAAGGAGGCATGAAAAATAGTTTGCTCGGATATTCGGGCCGTTTGGTTACCAAAGATTTTGATTTGGGAACGCTGTTAAACGGTCAGGGCGGACTTGGCAAAGTGAGCATCAACGCTGCTATCGACGGTAAGGGAATAAGTGCCGAAACGGCCGACCTTTCGCTGACAGGGACTGTCAGCCGTCTCGATTTTAATCAATATTCATACACCGGAATAGCGCTGAATGCTACCCTCGCAAAAAAAATATTTAACGGACACCTGACCGTGAATGACCCCAATCTTGTGACCAATTTTGACGGAGGTGTTGATTTTACCGATACTATACCGGCCTTCGATTTTATTTCGCGCGTCACCTATGCAAATATGAAGGTGCTCAAATGGATAAAAACAGATTCCATTTCTGATGTTTCTGGTTCATTGAACTTTAATTTTAAAGGTAATACAATCGATAATTTGCAAGGCTCTGCATCCATCACGAATGCAAATTATAAGGAAGGTAAAAATGTATTTTATCTCAGCAAACTGGAACTCGACACGCATCGCGATACAACCGGTTACCGAACATTTAATCTGAAATCTGATTATGTGGATGCATGGTTCAAAGGATTTTTTGAGTTTAAGGAAATTCCTGCTTCTGCCTATAAATTTATCTCTGCTTACCTTCCGGGGATTAAGCTAAATCGCGACTCCCTCGAAAAAATTAAAGCTAAACAGCTTTTTGAGTTTGATATTACTTTTTATAACGCGACTCCTGTTGCAAAATATTTTGTGCCGGGGCTGAGTCTGGCGGCAGATACTAAACTGTTTGGCAGCTTTAATTCCGAGCAAAACAGTATGGCGGTGCAGGGCAGGTCAAAGGCAATCAGTCTTAATGGAATTGAACTTCTGAACCTTGAATTCAGAGCCGAAACACAGCACAACTATATTACGGCCAATCTTCTTTCCGATACACTTAAACTCTCCGACAGCACATGGATTCATAATGTAAGAATGAATGCCTTTGTGAGCAACGACAGTATCAAATCTCAATTGCTGTGGAACAACAATCGTTTTGAAGACCGCAATTCCGGCGATATCAAAGCATACGCGCTTATACACGAGAATGCCGGGATGACCATCGGTCTTGCCAATTCGCAGGTGGTTGTGGACGATTCACTCTGGCTCATCAGCAGTGGCAGCCGGATTCTGATTGATTCTTCTCGGTTTGAATTTCGTGATGTGCGGCTGGAATGCAACAGACAAAAACTTGCTGTTAACGGCGTCCTGTCTAAAAATCCTCAGGACTCTCTAAATCTCAGTTTCAACTCCTTTAACCTTTCCGATTTTGATTTTCTTTCCAATGCATATGATTTCGATCTTGACGGAACGGTAACCGGTACGGCGAGTTTGCTTGATGTTTATACCGCACCCACCTATTTCGCCGACCTTAATATAACCGGCCTTGGATTTAACGGCAGCAGGTTGGGCGATGCCGTTGTGAAAAGCAACTGGGATGATATCAACAAAGGCATTTCCATTGATGCACAAGTGCTGAATCGCGGTGATATCGGGACTATAAAACCACTGATTGCCAAGGGATATTATTTCCCCTTAAGTAAAAAGAATAATTTCGATTTGAATATTTTTGTTGAAAAGCTCGACCTGAGAGCACTTTCACGATACCTTGGCGAGACCGCTTCAATTATAAACGGAAATGCCACAGGCAGCCTTACACTTACCGGAACGAACGCAAATCCGGTGCTGGAAGGGCGTTTGAAATTGTGGCGAACATTTTTCAAAATCAATTACCTGAACACAATTTACTCCTGTGCGCCCGAAGATGTTCAGATATTGAAAAATGAAATACGCTTCGACAGCATGTTGGTGCTTGATCAGCCATATGCCGACTCGGCCTGGGTGAACGGAAAAGTAATGCATGATAATTTCAAAAATTTCAGGTTCGATATCAATATTCAGCCTCGCAGCCTGATGTGTATGAATACAAATGCCGCACTGAACGAATTGTTTTACGGTAAAGCATTTGCCTCGGGGAATGCACGCATTTATGGTGATGCCAAAAATATCAATATGGATATCCATGCGAAAACCGAAAAAGGAACGCAATTATTTATTCCGATGAGTTCGACATCATCGGTGAGCGAAAATAAATACATACACTTCAGGAATGCAGGAACAGCTATTAATGATGTGAACGGAGCCATTGACCTTTCAGGTATACAGATGAACTTCGCGTTTGATGTAACCGATGATGCCGAAGTGCAGATTATGTTTGACCCACAGGTGGGAGATAGAATCAGAGGCCGCGGTAATGGAAATATCCAGATGGAGATTAATACCAACGGCAGTTTTAAAATGTACGGCGATTACACGATTAAAAGCGGTGACTATCTTTTTACCTTTGAAAATGTAATTAACAAACGATTCGATATTTTACAGGGCGGAACCATACGATGGAACGGAGATCCATACGATGCCGATCTGGATGTCAAGGCGATTTACCGCGTTAAAGCAGGTCTGGCAGGGCTGGGTGTTGATACTAACAGCCGCTCTGTACCGGTAGAATGTATCATTAATATGTCGGGGAAATTAGTAAACCCAACCTTTAGTTTTGAAATTGATTTTCCCTCGCTTTCCGATTTTGAAAAGAGTCCTTATCTGGCAGAAGTGAACAGAAATCTTTCATCGAATTTCCTCACACTGCTGGTGCTTAACAGCTTTTACAGCTCCGGGGTGACCGGTACCAACGCGCAGGGCAGTGGCACGGGATTTCTCGGTAAAAGCACTACGGAAGTGCTCTCAAACCAGATGAGCAACTGGCTTTCGCAGATTTCAAAAGATGTGGACATTGGTGTTAATTATCGCCCCGGCGATCAGATAACGCGCGAAGAAGTTGAGGTTGCCTTGCGTACCCAGCTGTTCAATGATAAGGTTACTATAGAAAGCAACCTCGGAGTGGGTGGTGGTTCTGCCAATTCGGCCACTCAAAACTCAAACACTATCGTGGGCGATGTAAACGTGGAGGTGAAAATCACCGACAAGGTGAAGCTCAGCGTTTTTAACCGTTCCAATCAGAATGACTATTTGAGTAATAACGCGCCCTATACGCAGGGAGTCGGTGTATTCTACCGTCGTGAATTCAACACCTTCAAGGAATTGTTTCAGCGTAAAAAGAAGAAAAATCAGTAG